In the genome of Enterococcus hirae ATCC 9790, one region contains:
- the mreC gene encoding rod shape-determining protein MreC, whose product MKKFNPNKNIIITLIIVIIVVTILSVTAAQRANEGKPNFFQSFVNDSVSFVDRAISAPVRWVENGVDSVHNLFTTYSENERLKEKIDSYDELALKNKNDQKEIEALKKELNLNQTLTNYEKVTANVITRSPDTWQDMLIVDKGSKDGIEVNMAVMAQKGLIGRVVEVNRTSSKIELLTSSNESSNHFPVRVSSSSGEAFGLLKNYDEKLQALVVTQLTGDTNIKEGDVVQTSGLGGNSPADLPIGTVIKTKPDSYGLDREVYVKPYAGMYDLPVVTIVQRLVED is encoded by the coding sequence GTGAAGAAGTTCAATCCTAATAAAAATATTATTATTACCTTAATCATTGTTATCATTGTGGTGACAATCTTAAGTGTGACTGCCGCGCAACGAGCGAATGAAGGAAAACCTAATTTCTTCCAGTCTTTTGTCAATGACAGTGTTTCATTTGTTGACCGTGCAATCTCTGCGCCCGTAAGATGGGTCGAAAATGGAGTGGATTCAGTCCATAATCTTTTCACGACTTATTCTGAAAATGAGCGATTAAAAGAGAAAATCGATAGTTATGATGAATTAGCATTAAAAAATAAAAATGACCAAAAAGAAATCGAAGCATTAAAGAAAGAACTTAACTTAAATCAAACATTGACTAACTATGAAAAAGTAACGGCGAATGTGATTACACGCTCACCAGATACTTGGCAAGATATGTTGATCGTTGATAAAGGATCAAAAGATGGCATTGAAGTGAACATGGCGGTAATGGCACAAAAAGGATTAATTGGTCGAGTAGTTGAAGTCAATCGTACTTCTTCTAAGATCGAGCTGCTGACTTCGTCAAATGAAAGTTCGAATCATTTCCCAGTTCGGGTATCTTCTTCTAGTGGAGAAGCGTTTGGATTATTGAAAAACTATGACGAAAAACTGCAAGCGTTAGTCGTGACACAATTAACTGGAGATACGAATATCAAAGAAGGCGACGTCGTTCAAACTTCTGGCTTAGGTGGGAACTCACCAGCAGATCTGCCGATCGGAACAGTCATCAAGACCAAACCAGATAGTTATGGCTTGGATCGTGAAGTATATGTTAAGCCTTACGCTGGAATGTATGATCTGCCAGTTGTGACGATCGTGCAACGACTGGTGGAGGATTAA